In Streptomyces sp. P9-A4, the genomic window CGGTCTACGCCGGGCTGCGGGCCGCCACCGGCCAGGAGGACTACCGGATCGCGGCCCACCCCGCACTCCGGTACGTCACGGTGGGCGGAATCCGCTCCACCGGGCTCACCGCCTCCCTGGCCATCGCCGAGCACGTACGCGGACTGCTCGCCGACTGCGGGCTCGACCCGGGCCCCGAACGACCGCCGGCCCGGGTCCGGATGCCGAACCTCGGAGAGGCCTTCCCCCGCCCGTACCGGGACGCCCGGCTGATCGCCCGCGACCCGGAGTTCGGGGAGATCGTCTGCCACTGCGAGCGGGTCACCCGGGGAGAGATCCGGGCCGCCCTCGCCTCCACGATCCCGCCGGGCGGTCTCGACGGACTGCGCCGCAGGACGCGCGCGCGTGGCGGCCGGTGCCAGGGCAACCACTGCGGCGCCGAGGTACGCGCGCTGTTCGAGGAGTACGGGGAGGGTGCCCGGTGAACCGGGATGCCGTCGCTCCGCGCGTACGGGAAGGGGCAGCGTGAACCGAACGGTGGACGTGCTCGTCGTGGGCGCCGGACCCGCCGGGCTGGCGGCGGCCACCCGTCTCGCGGCGGCCGGCGCCGGCCGCGTCGAAGTACTGGAGCGGGAGCGGGCGGCGGGCGGGGTCCCCCGGCACTGCGCCCGCCCCGGGTTCGGCGCGGACGCCCTGGGCGGCCCCCTGGACGGACCGGCCTACGCGCGGCGCGCCGTGCGGGCGGCGCTACGGGCAGGGGCGACCGTACGCACCGGCGTGTCGGCCACCGGCTGGGCCGGGCCGCTCACTCTGGACCTCACCGCCCCCAGCGGCCTCGAACGCGTCCGGGCGCGCGCGGTGGTCCTCGCGACCGGGGCCCGCGAACGTCCCCGCAGCGCACGGCTCGTGCCGGGCTCGCGGCCCGCGGGGGTGCTGACCTCCGGCGAACTCCAGCGGCTGACCGCCCCGTCCCGTAGGTGGCGGGAGCCCGTCGGGAAGCGGGCGGTGGTCGTCGGCGGCGAGCCCGTGGCCCGGAACGCCGTACGGACGCTGCGCGCGGCGGGCGTCGAGGTGGTGGCGGTCGTCGCCGAAGGCCGGGTGCGCCGGGCCGCGTTCGGGCCCGTCCCGGTGCTCGTCGGCACGGCCGTGGCGGAACTCCACGGCCGCGGTCGGCTCACCGGGGTCACGGTGCAGGCCGGGGACGGCCGCACGGCCACCCTGCGGTGCGACACCGTCGTCTTCACCGGCGACTGGATCCCGGACCATGAACTCGCCCGCGCCTACGGGCTTCCGCTCGTCCCCGGCACCCGGGGACCGGCGACGGACGGGGCCTTCCGCACCGCCGAGCCCGGGGTGTTCGCGGTCGGCAACCTGCTGCACGGCGGGGAACCGGCGCCGGTGGCCGCCGCCGAGGGCCGGGCGGCGGCGGACGCCGTGCTCGCCCTGCTCGACGGACGACCCTGGCCCACCCGCGGCGTACCGGTCGAGACGGCCGGTCCGCTGCGGTGGGTGACGCCCGGGCTCCTCGGCCCGGTGTCCGTGCCCCTCCTGGTGCGGCCCGAGCGGCGGCTCGTACGCCCCCTCCTGACCGTCGGCCAGGACGGTGTCGTGCTGCGGCGGGAGCGGCTGGACGGCACACTCGCCCCCTGGCGGTCGGTGCGGCTCCCGCCCCGCTGGTCGAGCGGAGTGGACCTCGCGGGCGGACCGGTGGTGGTCGGCGCGGAGGAGTGAGACGAGGGGGGCGGGCGGCCTCGCGATGACCTGTCCAGCGTCCGCCCCGGACTCCGGTGCGGGGCCCGGCGGAGTGGGGCCGGGCTCCGAGGGTGGTCCTTCGGTCAGACTGGGTCCATGTCGGACAAACGCAGCGCGGGTCTCCTGGTCTTCCGCCGTACGACGGGCGGGGACGTCGAAGTGCTCATCGGTCACATGGGCGGGCCCCTCTGGGCGTCCCGCGAACAGGCGGCCTGGTCGATCCCCAAGGGCGAGTACACGGCGGACGAGACGCCGGAGGCCGCCGCGCGCCGCGAGTTCGAGGAGGAACTGGGCCTTCCGGCGCCCGAGGGCGCGTGGCTGGAGCTCGGCGAGTCCCGGCAGCGCGGCGGGAAGCTCGTCACCGTCTGGGCCGTCGAGGGAACCCTCGATCCGGCCGCCGTCGTGCCGGGCACCTTCACCATGGAATGGCCGCCGCGGTCCGGTGTCCGGGGCGAGTTCCCCGAGATCGACCGGGTGGGCTGGTTCGCCCCGGAGACGGCCGCTCCGCTGCTCGTCGAGGGTCAGCGGGTGTTCCTGGAACGGCTGGTGGAGCGGCTGGCGGAACCGCCCGGCGACCGGGCCTGAGCGCCGTTGTCAGACCCGTACGAGAGGGTGGTGAGCGCCGAACTGTCGAGAGGGAGCCCGACAATGACCACCATCACCACCATCGAACGCAAGGCGGCCCAGGCGTACCTGCGGCTGCTCGAATCCACCCGGGCCGTGCTGACCGACCCCCAGCTCGCCCCGTACGCCGGGGTGATGCTCACCCGTCCGATGGCCGAGGCGGACGAGGCGCTCCGGGCGGCGGGCCTCGCGGGGAACGAGGACCGGCTGCTGCGGCTGGTCTCGTCCCTGCGGGACTCCCCCTCGACCGCGTGGGGCCGCACCGGCTGAACCGGCGGGCCCCGCGCGGTCCGTCAGCGGCCCAGCCGGACGGGGAGGGCCCGGACGCTGTTGCCCACGAAGCCGGAGTGGCGGGTCAGCTCGGACTCCGGGACGGCCAGGTCCAGGTCCGGGAAGCGGGTGAAGAGCGCCTCCAGGGCGACGGTCGCCTCCAGCCGGGCGAGCGGGGCGCCCAGGCAGTAGTGGGGCCCGTGGCCGAGCGAGAGGTGCTTCGCCGTCGTCGTACGGGTGAGGTCGAAGCGGTCGGCGTCCGGGCCGTGGGCCTCGGTGTCCCGGCCGGCCGCCGAGTATCCGGCCAGGACGGGGGTGCCCCGGGGGATCAGGGTGCCGTCGACCGTCAGGTCCCGGGTGGGGTAGCGGAACGGGAAGTAGCTGACCGGGCTGTCCCAGCGGAGGGTCTCCTCCACCACGTCCGCCCAGTCGGCCCGGCCCTCCTGGACCAGGGCGAGCTGGTCGCGGTGGGCGCAGAGCGCCCGGACCGCGTTGGTGACCAGGTTCAAGGTGGTCTCGTGCCCCGCGATGATCATCAGGAGCAGGGTGCCGATCAACTCGGGCTGGCTGAGCCGGTCGCCGCCCTCGTCGCGGGCGGCGATGAGGGCGCTGGTGAGGTCGTCGCCGGGGGTGGCGGCCTTCTCGGTGGCGATGGCGGCGAGGAGTCCGACGAGTTCCCGGTTGGCGGCGACGGCGCGTGCGGGCTCGGTGTCGGTGGCGACGACGAGGCTGGAGAGCCGGTGCAGTCGGTCCTGGTGGGCCGGGTCGACGCCGAGGAGTTCGCAGATGACGCCGAGCGGCAGCGGCAGCGCGTAGTTCCGGCGCAGGTCGGCGACGCCGTCGCCGGCTTCGGCGGCCTCGGCGAGTCCGTCGAGCAGTGCGGCGGTGACGGCCTCGACGCGGGGGCGGAGTTCGTCGACCCGGCGGGCGGTGAAGGCGCTGCTGACCAGGGCCCGCAGCCGGCGGTGGTCGGCGCCGTCCGCCGTCGTCATGCCCGGCACGGTGGCGAAGGTGCGCAGGGGCCAGCCGTCGGGTATCCGGCCCTCGGTGAGGGCAGTGAAGTGCTGGGGGCCCTTGGCGACCTCGGGATGGGAGAGGAAGTCGCGGAGGGCGTCGTGGCCGAGTACCGCCATGCCCTCGATCCCGCCGGGCAGGACCACCGGGGCGACGGCGCCCTCGGCGAGCAGCCGGGCGTTGTCGGCGTGCGGGCAGCCGCCCGCCGGGTCCAGCCGGTGCGGGGACCGGCCGGGGGCGGCGCTGTGCGGTGTGCTCACGGAGGAACTCCTGACTGAGGGGTACGGGGCCGGGGGCCCGGGAGGCCGGGGCGGTCGTGGTGGGGCGCTTGTGGTGGGACCGCCAGGGGTCGAACGGTGGGACCGCCGGGGGTCGAGCGGTGGGGCTGCCGAGCGGGCGAGCGGTGGGGTGTGCACGGCAGCGCGGTCGAGCCGTCACGCTGGGGCGTTCGAGCGGTCAGATCCTACGGTCGGCTCCGGTCGGATCGCGCCGCGATTCCCAGGTTCCCTCCTCGCCCGTACGGCCGTCCGGCCCACCCCGGCCCAGGAGTTCGGCCAGGCCCCGGCGGGTCGCGGCCACGACGACCCGGTCATCCGGTCCGAGGACCCGCTCGGGGTCCAGACGCCAGCCCTGGCGTCCGTCCGCGGCGCCCGAGCGCGAGGCCGGTCCCGTACGCACGCCCGCTCCCGTACGCGAAGCCGGCCCCGTACGGGCGCCCGGGCCGGTAGGGGCTCCGGGCGCCGGTCCCGACCCGTCCAGGGCGATGACCCGCCAGGATCCCGCACGGAAGGCCTCCGCCACGGTCAGGCCGTCGAGCAGCGGATGGTCCGCGACGTCCACGGCGGCGAAGAGCAGGACCCGGCGCTCGACGGGGATCGCGCCCAGCACCCGGCGGCCCAGCATGGCGCCCGCGAAGGCGGGGGCCGCGAGGTGGGAGACGCTGCGGCTGCGCGTCAGGGCCCCGGGGTGGGCCGTGCGCAGGGTGCGGAAGACGGCGGTAGCGAAGTCGTCGTCGTACAGCCGCAGGACGACCCGGAGGTCGGGGGTGACGGCGCGGGCGGACAGCGCCGCTTCCAGGTTGGTGATGTCGACGCTGGTGAGGGCGAGCAGCGCGTGGGCCCGGTGGATGCGGGCGGCCTCCAGGACGCCCTCCTCCGTGACGTCACCGATGACGGTGGGGACGCGCAGGCGGCGGGCGACCGCGACGCCCCGGGCCTCCGGGTCGGACTCGACGCACACCACGGGGATGTTCAGTCTGCGCAGCCGGGCGAGGACCCGCGTTCCGACCTTGCCGAGGCCGAGGAGGACGACGTGGCCGGAGAGCCCTCGGGGTGGGCGCCGCAGGGTGGTCGCCGTACGGAAGGTGCCGAGTCCTTCGAGGAGGGCGGCGACGATCACCGGCAGCAGGAGCAGTCCGACGAACCCGGCGAGGATCTGGAGCACCTGACGGCTGGTCGGCTCCCCCACGGCCGGGTCTCCGATGGCGAAGATGTCGAGGAGGGTCAGATAGGCGGCGTGCAGCGGGTGGTCGCCGGTGGTGAGGGTGGAGGCGAGGGCCAGCGCGAGGACCGCGGCGGCGGCGCCGCTCAGGGACCAGCGGAGCCGCCGCGAGAAGAGGGACGCGACGGGCAGTGCGGAGGCGGCGAGGCGGGCGGTGGGCAGGGCGGGGCCCGCCGGGGTGACGGCTTCGAGGGTGACGGCGGCGCGGCCGGTGGCGGCGGCGACCGTGCGGTCGTCGGGCAGCAGGCGCGGGCCTTCGTCGCCGCTGCGTTCGGAGCCCTCGCAGCCCGCCGGGTCTCCGGCCGTGGCGGAGAGCAGCGCGAGCGTGCAGAGGCCGGGGTCGGGGGCCTCGCCCGCGGCGGGCAGCCGCTCGACGGCGTGCAGGAGGAGTCCGCCGGCCTGGACCACCTTGCTGGTGCCCGCGACGGCGGCGGCGGCGAGTCCCGGGGCGGCGGTGTCGACGTCGGAGAGGACGGTGGTGGCGGCGTCGAGCTTCTCGGGGTCGAGGCCCGGTTCGGCGACGGCGGCGGCCTGGTCGAGGAGGGTTTCGAGGTGCTGGCCGAGCTTGTGGTTGTAGAGCCGGATGACCAGCCGGAGTCCGGGGTTGAGGCGGCGGGCGGTGAGCGCGGCCCTGATGTTGGTCTCGTCGTCCTCGTGGACGAGGGCGAGCGCGGCGGCCCGCTC contains:
- a CDS encoding FAD-dependent oxidoreductase, whose translation is MNRTVDVLVVGAGPAGLAAATRLAAAGAGRVEVLERERAAGGVPRHCARPGFGADALGGPLDGPAYARRAVRAALRAGATVRTGVSATGWAGPLTLDLTAPSGLERVRARAVVLATGARERPRSARLVPGSRPAGVLTSGELQRLTAPSRRWREPVGKRAVVVGGEPVARNAVRTLRAAGVEVVAVVAEGRVRRAAFGPVPVLVGTAVAELHGRGRLTGVTVQAGDGRTATLRCDTVVFTGDWIPDHELARAYGLPLVPGTRGPATDGAFRTAEPGVFAVGNLLHGGEPAPVAAAEGRAAADAVLALLDGRPWPTRGVPVETAGPLRWVTPGLLGPVSVPLLVRPERRLVRPLLTVGQDGVVLRRERLDGTLAPWRSVRLPPRWSSGVDLAGGPVVVGAEE
- a CDS encoding NUDIX domain-containing protein, whose amino-acid sequence is MSDKRSAGLLVFRRTTGGDVEVLIGHMGGPLWASREQAAWSIPKGEYTADETPEAAARREFEEELGLPAPEGAWLELGESRQRGGKLVTVWAVEGTLDPAAVVPGTFTMEWPPRSGVRGEFPEIDRVGWFAPETAAPLLVEGQRVFLERLVERLAEPPGDRA
- a CDS encoding cytochrome P450 family protein; this translates as MSTPHSAAPGRSPHRLDPAGGCPHADNARLLAEGAVAPVVLPGGIEGMAVLGHDALRDFLSHPEVAKGPQHFTALTEGRIPDGWPLRTFATVPGMTTADGADHRRLRALVSSAFTARRVDELRPRVEAVTAALLDGLAEAAEAGDGVADLRRNYALPLPLGVICELLGVDPAHQDRLHRLSSLVVATDTEPARAVAANRELVGLLAAIATEKAATPGDDLTSALIAARDEGGDRLSQPELIGTLLLMIIAGHETTLNLVTNAVRALCAHRDQLALVQEGRADWADVVEETLRWDSPVSYFPFRYPTRDLTVDGTLIPRGTPVLAGYSAAGRDTEAHGPDADRFDLTRTTTAKHLSLGHGPHYCLGAPLARLEATVALEALFTRFPDLDLAVPESELTRHSGFVGNSVRALPVRLGR
- a CDS encoding potassium channel family protein, with protein sequence MIVCGDDALAHRLAGELHEVYGERVTLLVPARPDAPRTPVARTGRALALFGRVTAAVARTTVPTTTGASTGSGDGGDPTGTLRVVEAAEADDRALTDAGVERAAALALVHEDDETNIRAALTARRLNPGLRLVIRLYNHKLGQHLETLLDQAAAVAEPGLDPEKLDAATTVLSDVDTAAPGLAAAAVAGTSKVVQAGGLLLHAVERLPAAGEAPDPGLCTLALLSATAGDPAGCEGSERSGDEGPRLLPDDRTVAAATGRAAVTLEAVTPAGPALPTARLAASALPVASLFSRRLRWSLSGAAAAVLALALASTLTTGDHPLHAAYLTLLDIFAIGDPAVGEPTSRQVLQILAGFVGLLLLPVIVAALLEGLGTFRTATTLRRPPRGLSGHVVLLGLGKVGTRVLARLRRLNIPVVCVESDPEARGVAVARRLRVPTVIGDVTEEGVLEAARIHRAHALLALTSVDITNLEAALSARAVTPDLRVVLRLYDDDFATAVFRTLRTAHPGALTRSRSVSHLAAPAFAGAMLGRRVLGAIPVERRVLLFAAVDVADHPLLDGLTVAEAFRAGSWRVIALDGSGPAPGAPTGPGARTGPASRTGAGVRTGPASRSGAADGRQGWRLDPERVLGPDDRVVVAATRRGLAELLGRGGPDGRTGEEGTWESRRDPTGADRRI